One genomic segment of Helianthus annuus cultivar XRQ/B chromosome 14, HanXRQr2.0-SUNRISE, whole genome shotgun sequence includes these proteins:
- the LOC110908904 gene encoding polygalacturonase QRT3, whose product MRPFCLLVLVLVLQEANCSQRQQKLYDFKTKLQQHSFQLSSSFDLVKSSGRVFYPIGYRADPSGAQDSTVAVIDAVTDACSVGNGQQLLPGVNDLGGAIVDLQGGSFRISKPIIIPPNSGNLVIQGGTLRASNTYPSDGYLIELHSPSSLKSSKTKSHDTLSDIKTRNEPIYYEDITLRDILFDSSNISGGLLVVDSARTRVTNCFFVHFVTEGILVERGHETFISSCFMGEILNVGGDQRERDFIGTAIDLTSNDNAVTDVVIFSAAIGIVLRSQINIITGVHCYNKATVFGGIGILIKSGQIRMDNCYLDYNSIVIEDPTQIHVTNGFFLGGGNIVLKSVNGRISGLNIINNMFTGDSRSVVELDGEFTSIDQVVIDQNNAIGGMRMKSTVGKLAVTGSGTVWRADFSPVLVFPDRISHVQYSVYNSALRINGMGGHAVTNVSGNIVVVETEKQMNGTVWFLVDQNL is encoded by the exons ATGAGGCCATTTTGCTTATTGGTGTTGGTTTTGGTGTTACAAGAAGCAAATTGTTCTCAAAGGCAACAGAagctttatgatttcaaaacaaagCTTCAACAACACTCGTTTCAGCTGTCATCTTCTTTCGATCTTGTCAAG AGTTCGGGAAGGGTGTTTTACCCAATTGGGTATAGAGCAGACCCGAGTGGTGCGCAGGATAGCACGGTGGCCGTTATTGACGCGGTGACCGACGCTTGTTCAGTCGGAAATGGGCAGCAGTTGCTGCCCGGAGTCAACGATTTGGGTGGCGCTATTGTTGACCTTCAAGGTGGCAGCTTCAGGATCTCTAAACCCATTATTATTCCTCCGAATTCCGGCAACTTAGTG ATACAAGGCGGTACATTGCGAGCATCTAACACATATCCATCAGACGGCTACCTAATCGAACTACACTCGCCAAGTTCCTTAAAATCTTCGAAAACCAAGTCACACGACACACTCTCCGACATTAAAACAAGAAACGAACCAATATACTACGAAGACATCACCCTTCGTGACATCCTTTTCGATTCAAGTAACATAAGTGGAGGCCTTCTCGTGGTTGACTCAGCCCGAACTCGAGTCACCAATTGCTTTTTCGTACATTTCGTCACCGAGGGAATATTAGTCGAGAGAGGCCACGAAACCTTCATATCTAGTTGCTTCATGGGAGAGATCCTTAACGTCGGTGGGGACCAACGTGAGCGTGATTTCATAGGGACCGCCATTGATCTCACTAGCAACGACAATGCGGTCACAGATGTCGTTATCTTCTCAGCCGCTATCGGGATTGTGTTAAGGAGTCAGATTAACATAATCACCGGGGTACATTGTTACAACAAGGCTACAGTTTTTGGTGGGATTGGGATTTTGATCAAATCAGGACAAATCCGGATGGATAACTGTTACTTGGATTACAACTCGATTGTTATCGAAGACCCGACGCAAATTCATGTTACCAACGGGTTTTTTCTAGGAGGAGGTAACATTGTTTTGAAGTCGGTTAATGGTCGCATATCGGGCCTCAACATTATTAACAACATGTTCACTGGTGACTCGAGAAGTGTCGTGGAACTAGACGGGGAGTTCACAAGCATTGATCAAGTTGTTATCGATCAAAATAATGCGATAGGCGGGATGAGGATGAAATCTACGGTTGGGAAGTTGGCGGTGACCGGAAGCGGGACTGTGTGGAGAGCGGACTTCTCGCCAGTGTTGGTTTTTCCGGACAGAATAAGTCATGTTCAATACTCGGTTTATAATAGTGCATTGAGAATAAATGGGATGGGAGGACATGCGGTTACAAATGTAAGTGGGAACATTGTTGTGGTTGAGACAGAAAAACAAATGAATGGGACTGTTTGGTTTTTGGTTGATCAGAATCTATGA
- the LOC110908905 gene encoding choline-phosphate cytidylyltransferase 2, protein MEDEQKKEHKQTIWMLDPPTDRPVRVYADGIYDLFHFGHARSLEQAKKSFPNTYLLVGCCNDEVTHSLKGKTVMTDQERYESLRHCKWVDEVIPDAPWVMNQEFIDKHRIDYVAHDSLPYADASGAANDVYEFVKSIGRFKETKRTEGISTSDIIMRIVKDYNNYVMRNLDRGYSRRDLGVSYVKEKRLRVNMSLKKFQEKVKKQQEKVEEKISTVAKSAGMNHNLWVENADRLVAGFLEMFEEGCHKMGTAIRDRIPLQLIKGNSGELAYDDYNDDDYHDDDYHDDDYHDDDEYYYDYSAEEEEYSDGVDCEPSSQ, encoded by the exons ATGGAGGATGAACAGAAAAAGGAGCATAAACAGACCATCTGGATGCTTGATCCACCCACGGACCGCCCGGTTCGCGTCTACGCTGACGGCATATACGATCTCTTCCACTTTGGTCACGCCCGCTCCCTCGAGCAAGCCAAGAAATC GTTTCCAAATACTTATCTGTTGGTTGGATGCTGCAATGATGAAGTTACACACAGTTTAAAGGGGAAAACAGTCATGACGGACCAAGAACGCTATGAATCCCTCCGTCATTGCAA GTGGGTTGATGAAGTAATCCCAGATGCACCATGGGTTATGAACCAGGAATTTATCGATAAACATCGGATTGACTACGTGGCTCATGATTCTCTACC TTATGCCGATGCAAGTGGAGCAGCAAACGATGTGTACGAATTT GTCAAATCTATTGGGCGGTTTAAGGAAACAAAACGAACAGAAGGCATATCCACATCCGATATAATCATGAGAATCGTCAAAGATTACAACAACTATGTCATGCGCAATTTGGATCGAGGCTATTCAAGAAGGGACCTTGGTGTCAGCTATGTGAAG GAAAAGAGGTTGAGAGTGAACATGAGtttaaagaaatttcaagaaaaagtGAAGAAACAACAAGAAAAGGTCGAAGAGAAG ATCAGTACAGTGGCAAAATCTGCCGGTATGAACCATAACCTTTGGGTCGAGAACGCCGATCGTTTGGTTGCTGGTTTTCTTGAAATGTTTGAAGAAGGCTGCCACAAAATG GGAACCGCGATTAGGGATCGGATTCCCTTACAGTTGATCAAGGGAAACTCGGGTGAACTCGCATATGACGATTATAATGACGACGACTATCATGACGACGACTATCATGACGATGATTATCATGATGATGATGAGTATTATTACGATTATAGCGCTGAGGAAGAAGAGTATTCTGATGGAGTTGACTGTGAACCATCATCACAATGA